A DNA window from Salvelinus namaycush isolate Seneca chromosome 30, SaNama_1.0, whole genome shotgun sequence contains the following coding sequences:
- the LOC120025291 gene encoding nuclear factor of activated T-cells 5-like: MPSDFISLLSADLDLNSPKSLYSKESVYDLLPKELQLPSSTQQNPAAAMSQKSGGEAVPPPSAALDSDATNVSSSMTMGGPRSAFPTSSSSTMHSTTSATDQTSAHTGIAAPDEGVSSRAVAEMLGAEGGTGNSGSAGGGRAGGEKGGGAGSLGGGGRGGASQEAQQHHQMTPSKRRTVLNISPPPEDLFDDSRMSCQEDQLQDSEQSNSIWMDDSASNFSIVSSSSYNDNTEVPRKSRKRTPRQRPGPKPASAEEASMDVFDADSAKGPHFVLSQLGSDSKACTKGSSADGPQTTHQKGGTLASQFPQKSEGKELKILVQPETQHRARYLTEGSRGSVKDRTQQGFPTLKLEGVNEAVVLQVFVGNDAGRVKPHGFYQACRVTGRNTTACKEVDIEGTTVIEVSLDPSNNMTLAVDCVGILKLRNADVEARIGVAGSKKKSTRARLVFRVNIPRPDGSVLTLQTPSSPILCTQPAGVPEILKKSLHSCSARGDEEVFIIGKNFLKDTKVIFQENVSDEKSWKAEAEIDMELFHQNHLIVKVPPYQNPAIASAVCVGIYVVTNAGRSHDVQPFTYTPEPVDISVKKEVPSPGKPCSFDQRLKVIDGALMPIMLPLVKREEVTPMEVSSNLPSAGIFKRTPNVMCSAQQTLDMSSNLPPNNSPFSNSLPQPASDPDESQTAVFNSAEALSTIQKQDIAPTNSFPVPADSLLQPGPQQFLLEPREGLGQDRAGNNAGAVGRLSQQVEAPQPAPQQHQLPIFPPDEVAQLEQAVRQLQAKGYCSQHQQRQQQQIQQQQIQQQQQQQIQQQQQQQIQQQQQQQIQQQQQQQIQQQQLQQQQQIQQQQIQQQQQQQIQQQQIQQQQIQHQQQQVLDNLQQQLFQSQMPMQCGIFQGSSRGENTEQQGSQQGMVQNHGSLFQQAQQQQQQQQQQKQQQQAALFQQANELLSIQTNFLHQTPSHPSPPLFHNPSPLAEAQDPQGALFHTQKASTTQEQVQATLFQNTLTVLSRTSLSPEQPPSAANLFLPQSTLPGQLSASGSQQQLAFLSALQTSATEPQSVFQAQTQLPPIQQGTPMEQQQPSQPQPQPQPPQQNSMFQNISPHPPANTLSQTQQQQASLLFCSNPLSTPEQPPSLLFSGQGQMPPMSSSSLNSQEPQNPSMLFSQASMVTVSQQESSEPMAFQDQSQVVGNPSVPRQQGLFQEQQPMQLITSSNNDPEQPVSLFMPQSNMAALQGCMAAQELPQTGIFSTQNGVAGLQTTTSSPVQQPGSLFQTAVSGTLNQPSETQQPGLFLFGIQNECGQLINSPGTTLSDQIIAISQSGQNQRESEAQIQSLLNQSMSESGSMQNSMTASQNMEKIDDMLVSLQEQGNNLTRSY; this comes from the exons AATCAGTGTATGACCTTCTCCCCAAAGAGCTGCAGCTGCCATCCTCCACTCAGCAAAACCCAGCAGCAGCCATGAGCCAGAAGAGCGGTGGAGAGGCGGTTCCTCCTCCCTCAGCTGCCCTTGACTCAG ATGCCACCAACGTCTCCTCTTCTATGACCATGGGAGGCCCTCGCAGTGCTTTTCCCACCTCTTCCAGCTCCACCATGCACTCCACTACTTCAGCCACCGACCAGACCTCTGCTCACACCGGCATCGCCGCTCCAGACGAAGGTGTAAGTAGCAGAGCGGTGGCGGAGATGCTTGGCGCCGAGGGCGGGACTGGCAACAGTGGGAGTGCTGGTGGCGGCAGGGCTGGCGGCGAGAAAGGAGGAGGGGCAGGATCCctaggtggaggaggaagagggggggcaTCCCAGGAGGCCCAGCAGCACCACCAGATGACCCCCTCCAAGCGGCGGACGGTGCTGAACATCTCGCCTCCGCCCGAGGACCTGTTTGACGACAGCCGCATGTCTTGCCAGGAGGATCAGCTCCAGGACTCTGAGCAGAGCAACAGCATCTGGATGGATGACTCCGCCTCCAACTTCAGCATTGTCAGCTCCAGCTCCTACAACGACAACACAGAGGTGCCCCGGAAGTCTCGCAAGCGCACCCCCCGCCAGCGACCCGGGCCCAAGCCTGCCTCGGCCGAGGAGGCCAGCATGGACGTGTTTGATGCAGACAGTGCCAAAGGGCCTCACTTTGTGCTCTCACAGCTGGGCTCAGACAGCAAGGCCTGTACCAAAGGAAG TTCGGCAGATGGCCCCCAAACAACCCATCAGAAAGGTGGGACCCTAGCGAGCCAGTTCCCTCAGAAGAGTGAGGGCAAGGAGCTGAAGATCCTGGTCCAGCCTGAGACCCAGCACAGAGCCCGCTACCTGACTGAGGGCAGCAGGGGGTCAGTGAAGGACCGCACTCAGCAGGGCTTCCCCACCCTAAAG CTGGAGGGTGTGAATGAGGCAGTGGTGCTgcaggtgtttgtgggtaatgaCGCTGGGCGTGTAAAGCCACATGGGTTCTACCAGGCCTGCAGGGTGACAGGGCGCAACACCACAGCCTGCAAGGAGGTGGACATCGAGGGCACCACTGTCATTGAAGTGTCCCTAGACCCCAGCAATAATATGACCCTGGC ggTGGACTGCGTGGGGATCCTAAAGCTGCGTAACGCTGATGTGGAAGCTCGTATCGGGGTGGCCGGCTCCAAAAAGAAGAGCACGCGTGCCAGGCTGGTGTTTCGGGTCAACATCCCCAGGCCGGACGGCTCGGTGCTCACGTTACAGACACCGTCGTCCCCCATCCTGTGCA CCCAGCCTGCAGGGGTGCCTGAGATTCTGAAGAAGTCCCTCCATAGTTGCTCAGCGAGGGGGGATGAGGAGGTCTTCATCATTGGGAAGAACTTCCTCAAGGACACCAAGGTCATATTCCAGGAAAATGTGTCTG ATGAGAAGTCTTGGAAGGCAGAGGCTGAAATTGACATGGAGCTGTTTCACCAG AATCACTTGATTGTGAAGGTTCCTCCTTACCAGAACCCAGCCATCGCGTCTGCAGTGTGTGTGGGGATCTACGTGGTGACCAATGCTGGCCGATCCCACGACGTGCAGCCTTTTACATACACTCCAGAACCAG TGGACATATCTGTGAAGAAAGAAGTTCCATCTCCAGGCAAGCCCTGCTCTTTTGATCAACGGTTGAAAG TAATTGATGGTGCCTTGATGCCCATAATGTTGCCTCTTGTGAAGAGAGAAGAGGTCACTCCAATGGAGGTCTCCAGCAACCTCCCTTCTGCTGGCATTTTCAAG CGGACCCCCAATGTCATGTGTTCGGCCCAGCAGACGCTGGACATGAGTTCCAACCTTCCCCCCAACAACAGCCCGTTCTCCAACTCCTTGCCGCAGCCTGCCAGTGACCCTGATGAATCCCAAACAGCAGTCTTCAACAGTGCAGAGGCCCTGAGCACCATACAGAAGCAGGACATCGCTCCCACCAACTCCTTCCCCGTGCCTGCAGACTCTCTACTCCAACCTGGGCCTCAGCAGTTTCTCCTGGAGCCCAGAGAGGGGCTGGGGCAGGACAGGGCCGGCAACAACGCTGGGGCGGTAGGGAGGCTCAGTCAACAAGTGGAGGCCCCTCAACCTGCCCCCCAGCAGCACCAGCTGCCCATATTCCCCCCAGATGAGGTGGCCCAACTGGAACAAGCAGTGAGACAACTGCAGGCCAAAGGGTACTGCAGCCAGCATCAACAGCGACAACAGCAACAGATTCAGCAGCAACAAAttcagcaacaacagcagcaacaaattcagcaacaacagcagcaacaaattcagcaacaacagcagcaacaaattcagcaacaacagcagcaacaaatTCAGCAACAGCaactacagcaacaacaacagattcaacaacaacaaattcagcaacaacagcaacagcaaatTCAACAGCAACAAATTCAACAGCAACAAATTCAACACCAGCAACAGCAAGTGTTGGACAACCTGCAGCAGCAGCTGTTTCAGTCACAGATGCCCATGCAGTGTGGCATATTCCAGGGCAGTTCTCGAGGTGAGAACACTGAACAGCAGGGTTCCCAGCAGGGCATGGTGCAGAACCATGGTTCCCTCTTTCAGCAGgcccaacaacagcagcagcagcaacaacaacagaaacAGCAGCAGCAAGCAGCACTCTTTCAGCAAGCCAATGAGCTCCTCTCCATTCAGACAAACTTCCTCCATCAGaccccttctcatccctctccacccctcttccATAACCCCAGCCCCCTGGCTGAGGCACAGGACCCACAGGGGGCGCTGTTCCACACTCAGAAGGCCTCTACCACCCAGGAGCAGGTCCAGGCAACCCTCTTCCAGAACACACTGACAGTGTTGAGTAGGACCAGCCTTTCCCCAGAGCAGCCCCCCTCTGCCGCCAACCTGTTCCTCCCCCAGAGTACCCTGCCCGGGCAGCTCTCCGCTAGCGGTAGCCAGCAGCAGCTGGCCTTCCTCAGTGCCCTGCAGACCTCTgccactgagccccagtcagtGTTCCAGGCTCAGACCCAGCTTCCCCCCATCCAGCAGGGGACCCCCATGGAGCAGCAGCAGCcctcccagcctcagccccagcctcagccacCTCAGCAGAACTCCATGTTTCAGAACATCTCCCCTCATCCACCTGCAAACACTCTCTCTCAGACCCAGCAGCAGCAGGCCAGCCTACTGTTCTGCAGCAACCCCCTCTCCACTCCAGAGCAGCCCCCCAGTCTGCTGTTCAGTGGCCAGGGCCAGATGCCCCCCATGAGCAGCAGCAGCCTGAACTCTCAGGAGCCCCAAAACCCCTCCATGCTGTTCTCTCAGGCCAGCATGGTGACGGTTAGCCAGCAGGAATCCTCTGAGCCCATGGCCTTCCAGGACCAGAGCCAGGTGGTGGGGAACCCCTCAGTGCCTCGCCAGCAGGGCCTGTTCCAAGAGCAGCAGCCCATGCAGCTGATCACCAGCTCCAACAACGACCCAGAGCAGCCCGTCTCCCTCTTCATGCCCCAATCCAACATGGCTGCCCTGCAGGGTTGCATGGCTGCCCAGGAGCTCCCGCAGACAGGCATCTTCAGCACCCAGAATGGGGTGGCAGGCCTGCAgaccaccacctcctcccccgTGCAGCAGCCAGGGTCTCTGTTCCAGACAGCAGTCAGTGGGACCCTCAACCAGCCCAGCGAGACCCAGCAGCCAGGCCTCTTCCTCTTTGGGATTCAGAACG AGTGTGGCCAGCTGATAAACTCTCCTGGAACCACTCTGTCTGATCAGATCATTGCCATCAGTCAGTCTGgtcagaaccagagagagagcgaggcccAGATCCAGTCGCTGCTCAACCAGTCCATGTCTGAGTCAGGGAGCATGCAGAACAGCATGACGGCCTCCCAGAACATGGAGAAGATAGATGACATGCTTGTCAGCCTGCAGGAGCAGGGCAACAACCTCACTCGCTCTTACTAG